Below is a window of Ammoniphilus sp. CFH 90114 DNA.
CTGGCGACCGATCATGTCTATCAATTAAAAGAAGAAGGCTCTGTGTCTCTTAAGGAATTAATGCAAAGCTCCAGTCAGTCCATAAGTGCAACCCATGAAGTAAATCAGATTATCTTAACTACGAATGAAAGTGCCGAGAAAATTGAATTAGCCAGCAAGATGATAGGAAATATTGCTAACCAAACGAACCTACTAGCACTCAATGCCGCTATTGAGGCAGCTAGAGCTGGTGAAGCTGGAAAAGGGTTTGCCGTTGTTGCCGATGAGATACGGAAGTTAGCTGAACAATCCAATGGGTTTACCAACGAGATCGCAAATATTATTTCTGAATTAACATCAAAGACTGAACATGCTGTAAACACCATGCAAGAAGTGAATCAAATCATTTCTTTACAAACCCATAGTGTGGAGACAGTAAGTAATAAGTTTATCGGTATTGCAGAAGCGATTGATAAGATGCAGGGTGTTATTCAAAATTTGAATGCTTCTTCTAGTCAAATGAAGGATAAGAAGGAAGATATTATTGAAATCTTCCAAGACTTGTCTGCCATTTCAGAGGAAAATGCAGCATGTACGGAGGTTGCTTCTACTACCATAGAGGGACAAGTGAGTGCCATAGAAAGTGTAGCCGACTCTAGTGATCAATTAGCTAGGTTGTCCGAAGAAATTAAAGGATTTATTATTAAATTTAAGCATTAGAGGGAGCATTTCTCTCCCGAGGCCAGTCTATTACTTGATATTCGTGTATAGACTGGCTTTTTCAATCTTTACTGGAATAAAACGATATATATGGATAGGATTTGATTATTGTAGTTTTTCCAATAAGAGGATTAGAGGAGGATTCGATGAGATCATTAATCGGAGGATTCACAACCGAGATTAAGACTGAAAAAGGGATAGCTGAGATGAAGAAGTTAAATATTAACGGTACGGAACAGTGGGTGGTGATGAGAGGTCAAGATCGAACTAGTCCTATACTGTTTCATCTACATGGGGGTCCAGGGGGATCTCAAACAGGTAATTTCAGAAAGTATCTTAGCGATTTAGAGAAGGACTTTGTCGTTATCAATTGGGATCAACGAGGGGCAGGGAAGTCCTATCATCCCAATATTCCTCAAGAGACGATGAATATGAACCAACTTGTAGAAGACGCAAAGGAAGTCATCTCTTATGCGTTACATCGTTTCCAACAGAAACAAGTGTTCTTAACAGGACAGTCCTTTGGTAGTGTATTGGGGATGTTGCTTTTACATAGATATCCTGAGTTTGTTCAGGCTTATATTGGAATTAATCAAGTAGTCTACCGTGCAGAAGAGGAATTAGCATGCTATGAAACAACATTACAAATAGCAAAAGAACGGGGAGACAAAAAAGCGATAGAAGATTTAACAACAATGGGAAGGCCCATTAACGGTTCTTACCAAAATACGAAAGATTTAGTTAGGCAAAGAGGACTAATTACGAAGTATAAAGGGGTTAGTTATAAAAAAAGTACACACCTCATTCAGTTTGCGAGCATCTTTTGTTCTGAGTTAACTTTTAAAGAAAAAATAAATTTTATGAAAGGATTCACCTTCTCCATTGATACTTTGTGGGAAGAGTGGTCAAGTATGAATCTAAGGGAAAAAATTATAGAAGTACATGTCCCGATTTACTTTATAGCGGGTAAGCATGATAGGCTGGTTCCTCTGGAAAGCACTTCACAATATTTTGAAATACTAAAAGCCCCTAAAAAGGAACTCGTCATATTCGAAGAATCGGGTCATCTGGCTTGTTTTGAAGAGCCAGGCAAGTTTTGTGAATTGCTAAAAACAATCAAAGAAACATCTGTAGCCTTCTAAGGCAAAGTTTTTGATAAATTATTGAAATT
It encodes the following:
- a CDS encoding alpha/beta fold hydrolase, translated to MRSLIGGFTTEIKTEKGIAEMKKLNINGTEQWVVMRGQDRTSPILFHLHGGPGGSQTGNFRKYLSDLEKDFVVINWDQRGAGKSYHPNIPQETMNMNQLVEDAKEVISYALHRFQQKQVFLTGQSFGSVLGMLLLHRYPEFVQAYIGINQVVYRAEEELACYETTLQIAKERGDKKAIEDLTTMGRPINGSYQNTKDLVRQRGLITKYKGVSYKKSTHLIQFASIFCSELTFKEKINFMKGFTFSIDTLWEEWSSMNLREKIIEVHVPIYFIAGKHDRLVPLESTSQYFEILKAPKKELVIFEESGHLACFEEPGKFCELLKTIKETSVAF